A genomic region of Cannabis sativa cultivar Pink pepper isolate KNU-18-1 chromosome 1, ASM2916894v1, whole genome shotgun sequence contains the following coding sequences:
- the LOC115706118 gene encoding eukaryotic translation initiation factor 3 subunit F codes for MANEHTVLQFSSSSSSSLSAKVHPLVIFNISDCYVRRPDQAERVIGTLLGSILADGTVDIRNSYAVPHSEFSDQVALDIDYHHNMLISHQKVNPKEVIVGWYSTGLGVTGGSALIHEFYSREVPNPVHLTVDTGFSNGEGTIKAYVSANLSLGDRQLAAQFQEIPLDLRMIEAERVGYDILKTTAVDKIPTDLEGMEATMERLLALIDDVYKYVDNVVEGQIAPDNNIGRFISSTLASVPKLPPAAFDKLVNDSLQDHLLLLYLSSITRTQLGLAEKLNTAAQIL; via the exons ATGGCGAACGAGCACACAGTGTTGCAGTTctcatcttcttcctcttcaagcTTGTCAGCGAAGGTTCACCCTCTAGTCATCTTCAACATATCCGATTGTTATGTGAGGCGACCCGATCAGGCCGAGCGTGTTATTGGAACCCTACTCGGCTCGATCTTGGCGGATGGAACAGTGGATATTAGAAACTCTTACGCTGTTCCTCACAGCGAGTTCTCTGATCAG GTAGCTTTGGATATTGACTACCATCACAATATGTTGATATCCCACCAAAAGGTGAACCCGAAAGAAGTTATTGTTGGATG GTATTCAACTGGCTTAGGGGTTACTGGTGGCAGTGCATTGATTCATGAGTTTTATTCTAGAGAAGTACCTAACCCAGTTCATTTGACTGTTGATACTGGGTTTAGTAATGGAGAGGGTACCATAAAAGCTTATGTTTCTGCTAATCTATCTCTTGGAGACCGACAACTTGCTGCGCAATTTCAAGAGATACCATTGGATCTTCGTATGATCGAAGCTGAGCGAGTTGGAT ATGATATTCTAAAGACGACAGCAGTTGACAAAATCCCAACTGATCTGGAAGGCATGGAGGCCACAATGGAGCGGCTTTTAGCTCTCATTGATGATGTTTACAAATATGTTGACAATGTTGTG GAAGGGCAAATTGCACCAGATAACAACATAGGGAGATTTATCTCGAGCACTCTAGCATCTGTTCCTAAGTTACCTCCAGCAGCTTTCGATAAGCTTGTCAATGACAGTCTGCAG GACCATCTACTGTTGCTGTATTTGTCAAGCATCACCAGGACACAGCTCGGTTTAGCGGAAAAGTTGAACACTGCTGCTCAAATTCTGTAA